Proteins encoded by one window of Micromonospora coxensis:
- a CDS encoding L,D-transpeptidase, whose protein sequence is MTLFAVTIAATPLILGGCTAERKPADGSAPGRAAADLAVTLSPVDRTRDVPVSAEVGTTVTGGKVSGVTLTDDKGRKIAGEPREDGSSWVPGTPLENGRTYTAEVTATGPSGRTTVKRTTFTTAPKSNKQEIASTLYFAGNQTYGTAMPVTVAFDPAIPKEARAAVQRRLFVKVDPPQPGTWSWLEDGSQVYYRAPDFWKPGTRISVRSALEGLPIGKEYVGDDDRKATSKIGRQVALEIDNATKQMSVFQDHKLIRKIPVSLGKPSTPSSSGKMVIMEKHEQTTFDTRGSADPYVVDVEDAQRYTWGGEFIHAAPWSEGDQGNTNVSHGCANVSSSAADWLMGVTQVGDLITVKGTEVQLEPGNGWTAWNVSWDEFVRGSALPVPPGLKPAPAMGHGHPGAVAGGSSPAPGPSASGG, encoded by the coding sequence TTGACGCTATTCGCGGTGACCATCGCAGCCACACCGTTGATCCTCGGCGGGTGCACCGCCGAGCGGAAACCGGCCGACGGGTCGGCGCCCGGACGGGCGGCGGCGGATCTGGCGGTCACGCTCAGCCCGGTCGACCGGACGCGGGACGTGCCGGTCAGCGCGGAGGTGGGCACCACCGTGACCGGGGGGAAGGTCAGCGGGGTCACGCTCACCGACGACAAGGGCAGGAAGATCGCGGGGGAGCCCCGGGAGGACGGTTCGAGCTGGGTGCCGGGCACCCCGCTGGAAAACGGCCGGACCTACACGGCGGAGGTGACGGCGACCGGCCCGTCGGGGCGCACCACGGTGAAACGGACGACGTTCACCACCGCGCCGAAATCGAACAAGCAGGAGATCGCCAGCACGTTGTACTTCGCCGGTAACCAGACGTACGGCACGGCGATGCCGGTGACCGTCGCATTCGATCCGGCAATTCCGAAAGAGGCCAGGGCGGCGGTGCAGCGCCGATTGTTCGTGAAGGTCGACCCGCCGCAGCCGGGCACCTGGTCGTGGCTGGAGGACGGCAGCCAGGTCTACTACCGGGCCCCGGACTTCTGGAAGCCGGGCACGAGGATCAGCGTCCGCTCGGCGTTGGAGGGCCTGCCGATCGGCAAGGAGTACGTCGGCGACGACGACCGCAAGGCGACCTCGAAGATCGGCCGGCAGGTGGCCCTCGAGATCGACAACGCCACCAAGCAGATGTCGGTCTTCCAGGACCACAAGCTGATCCGCAAGATCCCGGTGAGTCTCGGCAAGCCGAGCACGCCGAGTTCCAGCGGCAAGATGGTGATCATGGAGAAGCACGAGCAGACGACCTTCGACACCCGGGGCTCGGCCGATCCGTACGTGGTCGACGTCGAGGACGCCCAGCGCTACACCTGGGGCGGTGAGTTCATCCACGCCGCGCCGTGGTCGGAGGGGGACCAGGGCAACACCAACGTCTCGCACGGCTGCGCCAACGTCTCGTCCTCGGCCGCCGACTGGCTGATGGGCGTCACCCAGGTCGGTGACCTGATCACCGTGAAGGGCACCGAGGTGCAGTTGGAGCCCGGCAACGGCTGGACGGCCTGGAACGTCAGCTGGGACGAGTTCGTCCGGGGCAGCGCGCTGCCCGTGCCGCCGGGACTCAAGCCGGCGCCCGCCATGGGCCACGGGCACCCGGGCGCGGTGGCGGGCGGTTCGTCGCCCGCGCCGGGGCCGTCGGCCAGCGGCGGCTGA
- a CDS encoding right-handed parallel beta-helix repeat-containing protein yields MAHPNVPGGVRLHPVAGAPLMSDAREHGLTGDGRTNDQPAFAALVDRLGDAYAADGRARVIYCPPGVYSIRDAGTVWRSGVSLVGAGPGATRFVLSNAGNRADPVPLAFYTAQLHGADPERHLAYCTFADFEIDGSGVSSAEYNPLAKGLGLQYVVRGMFRNLYIHHTAATGLGCDFLQDTLIDGVLVVGCGRLDNGTEMGGAGIGIGIGGWGSVERLNVINCSAVGNATNGIFLELQQNGGLRPRGIRIIGCHAQGNRFGISDWGANGLIVSACTMTGNLEAGFDVSAKGTTHTAGRGGILTDCVIDGNVRDGISIGNTPGPYTIRGNRISGNGRYGYHQRSLGVEEQDQDHAHEIVIESNDFYGNSGDAIRFDRPVRDAMLIDNRIRGNGRQCSGAESGGGDSVRYTEKLIVDRRANWQHDGHRGKVVRVGDRVAVVAANDATELSLAPVRPDSFTAWSADTPPPGERYELPAAPTVRAGITVNAPFDSATIRGNRVWDHHDERTQTHGLWITDRGSCVSCRVEDNDFAGNVEAAVRLDTPPVGGRWDRNHGDEEWD; encoded by the coding sequence ATGGCTCACCCGAACGTGCCCGGCGGCGTGCGGCTGCACCCGGTGGCCGGAGCGCCGCTGATGAGCGACGCGCGCGAACACGGGTTGACGGGCGACGGGCGGACCAACGACCAGCCCGCGTTCGCCGCGTTGGTGGACCGGCTCGGTGACGCGTACGCCGCGGACGGCCGGGCCCGGGTGATCTACTGCCCGCCCGGGGTGTACTCGATCCGCGACGCCGGGACGGTGTGGCGCAGCGGGGTCTCCCTGGTCGGCGCCGGTCCCGGCGCGACCCGGTTCGTGCTGAGCAACGCCGGCAACCGCGCCGACCCGGTCCCGCTGGCCTTCTACACCGCCCAGTTGCACGGCGCGGATCCCGAACGGCATCTGGCGTACTGCACCTTCGCCGACTTCGAGATCGACGGCTCGGGGGTGTCGTCGGCGGAGTACAACCCGCTGGCCAAGGGGCTCGGGTTGCAGTACGTCGTGCGGGGCATGTTCCGCAACCTCTACATCCACCACACCGCCGCAACCGGGCTGGGCTGCGACTTCCTGCAGGACACGCTGATCGACGGGGTGCTGGTCGTCGGCTGCGGACGGCTGGACAACGGCACCGAGATGGGTGGCGCGGGCATCGGCATCGGGATCGGCGGGTGGGGCAGCGTCGAGCGGCTCAACGTGATCAACTGCTCGGCGGTCGGCAACGCCACCAACGGCATCTTCCTGGAGTTGCAGCAGAACGGCGGACTGCGCCCGCGCGGCATCCGGATCATCGGCTGCCACGCCCAGGGCAACCGGTTCGGCATCTCCGACTGGGGCGCCAACGGCCTGATCGTCTCCGCCTGCACCATGACCGGCAACCTGGAGGCCGGGTTCGACGTCTCCGCCAAGGGCACCACCCACACGGCCGGGCGGGGCGGCATCCTGACCGACTGCGTGATCGACGGCAACGTCCGCGACGGGATCAGCATCGGCAACACCCCCGGGCCGTACACCATCCGGGGCAACCGGATCAGCGGCAACGGCCGCTACGGCTACCACCAGCGCAGCCTGGGCGTGGAGGAGCAGGACCAGGACCACGCCCACGAGATCGTCATCGAGAGCAACGACTTCTACGGCAACAGCGGCGACGCCATCCGATTCGACCGGCCGGTGCGGGACGCGATGCTGATCGACAACCGGATCCGCGGCAACGGGCGGCAGTGCTCGGGCGCCGAGTCCGGTGGCGGGGACTCGGTGCGCTACACCGAGAAGCTGATCGTGGACCGCCGGGCGAACTGGCAGCACGACGGACACCGGGGCAAGGTCGTCCGGGTCGGTGACCGCGTCGCGGTGGTGGCCGCCAACGACGCGACCGAACTCAGCCTCGCCCCGGTGCGTCCCGACTCGTTCACCGCCTGGAGTGCCGACACCCCGCCGCCGGGGGAGCGGTACGAGCTGCCGGCCGCGCCCACCGTCCGGGCCGGGATCACCGTCAACGCGCCGTTCGACTCGGCGACGATCCGGGGCAACCGGGTCTGGGACCACCACGACGAGCGGACCCAGACCCACGGCCTGTGGATCACCGACCGGGGCAGCTGCGTCTCCTGCCGGGTCGAGGACAACGACTTCGCGGGCAACGTGGAGGCCGCCGTCCGGCTGGACACCCCGCCCGTCGGTGGCCGGTGGGACCGCAACCACGGCGACGAGGAGTGGGACTGA
- a CDS encoding dihydrolipoamide acetyltransferase family protein produces MTTVERAQVFLLPDLGEGLSEAEIVEWRVAVGDVVTVDQTVVEVETAKAVVDVPCPYAGRVVALHGAAGEVRPVGQPLITVAPLDDAGSAGEPAGHATYREEERAGSGNVLIGYGTGHGGSGRRRRRPRLAVAPEPDTRTPASTGAAAGVGSAPATAQGADRTTPGAAPNPSAAGDAGPDGRTAPLVISPIVRRLAKERGVDLATLRGTGPGGVIRRADVEAATATPAARLAAVPDAPQAHVGLAPAGEGDVVIPLTGIRKVIADKLSRSRREIPEVTIWVDVDATGLLETRAAINAATPDAPVSVLALMARICLSGLRKYPQLNAHVDTEGQRIVQSAGVHLGIAAQTDRGLLVPVLRDAQRLTTRELAAALAETTAAARAGTLPPARLTGGTFTLNNYGVFGVDGSTPIINHPEAALLGVGRIVDKPWVVDGQLAVRKVTQLSLTFDHRVCDGGVAGGFLRHVADCVEQPALLVANV; encoded by the coding sequence GTGACCACGGTGGAGCGGGCCCAGGTCTTCCTGCTGCCGGACCTGGGCGAGGGGCTCAGCGAGGCCGAGATCGTCGAGTGGCGGGTGGCCGTCGGTGACGTGGTCACCGTGGACCAGACCGTGGTGGAGGTGGAGACCGCCAAGGCCGTGGTCGACGTGCCCTGCCCGTACGCCGGTCGGGTCGTGGCCCTGCACGGCGCGGCGGGCGAGGTCCGCCCGGTCGGCCAGCCGCTGATCACCGTCGCGCCGCTGGACGACGCGGGCTCCGCCGGGGAACCCGCCGGGCACGCCACCTACCGCGAGGAGGAGCGGGCCGGCTCCGGCAACGTGTTGATCGGGTACGGCACCGGGCACGGCGGCTCGGGCCGGCGGCGACGCCGCCCCCGGCTGGCGGTCGCCCCCGAGCCGGACACCCGCACGCCCGCCTCGACCGGCGCCGCCGCCGGTGTCGGGTCGGCGCCGGCGACGGCGCAGGGCGCCGACCGGACGACGCCGGGCGCTGCGCCGAACCCGTCGGCCGCCGGTGACGCCGGCCCCGACGGCCGGACGGCGCCGCTGGTCATCTCGCCGATCGTGCGGCGGCTGGCGAAGGAGCGCGGCGTGGACCTGGCGACGCTGCGCGGCACGGGACCCGGCGGCGTGATCCGCCGCGCCGACGTGGAGGCCGCCACGGCCACCCCGGCGGCCCGGCTCGCCGCCGTGCCGGACGCGCCGCAGGCGCACGTCGGCCTCGCCCCGGCCGGCGAGGGCGACGTGGTCATCCCGCTCACCGGCATCCGCAAGGTGATCGCCGACAAGCTCTCCCGCAGCCGGCGGGAGATCCCCGAGGTGACCATCTGGGTCGACGTGGACGCCACCGGCCTGCTGGAGACCCGGGCGGCGATCAACGCGGCCACCCCGGACGCCCCGGTGAGCGTGCTGGCCCTCATGGCCCGGATCTGCCTCAGCGGGCTGCGGAAGTACCCGCAGCTCAACGCGCACGTCGACACCGAGGGGCAGCGGATCGTCCAGTCCGCCGGGGTGCACCTGGGCATCGCCGCGCAGACCGACCGGGGCCTGCTGGTGCCGGTGCTGCGCGACGCCCAGCGGCTCACCACCCGCGAGCTGGCCGCCGCGTTGGCGGAGACCACCGCCGCCGCGCGGGCCGGCACCCTGCCGCCGGCCCGGCTCACCGGTGGCACCTTCACCCTGAACAACTACGGAGTGTTCGGGGTGGACGGTTCCACCCCGATCATCAACCACCCGGAGGCGGCGCTGCTCGGGGTGGGCCGCATCGTGGACAAGCCCTGGGTGGTCGACGGGCAGCTCGCGGTGCGCAAGGTGACGCAGCTCAGCCTCACCTTCGACCACCGGGTCTGCGACGGCGGCGTGGCCGGCGGCTTCCTGCGGCACGTCGCCGACTGTGTCGAGCAGCCGGCGCTGCTGGTCGCCAACGTCTGA
- a CDS encoding alpha-ketoacid dehydrogenase subunit beta, translating into MATMTMAKALNAALADAMLDDERVLVFGEDVGQLGGVFRITDGLQARFGDKRCFDTPLAEAGIVGFAVGLAMSGLRPVVEMQFDAFAYPAFEQIASHVAKLRNRTRGSLSVPIVIRVPYAGGIGGVEHHCDSSEAYYAHTPGLKVVTPATVEDAYSLLREAIEDPDPVVFMEPKKLYFSSAEAELPARTAPFGTAVVRRAGTDATLVAYGPAVPVALEAAEAAREEGWDLEVVDVRTIVPFDDGTVAASVRRTGRCVVIQEAQGFAGVGAEIAARVQERCFHALHAPVLRVSGLDIPYPAPMLEHTHLPSVDRVLDTVARLQWDDQPDARWLSQGSAA; encoded by the coding sequence ATGGCCACCATGACCATGGCGAAGGCGCTCAACGCCGCGCTCGCCGACGCGATGCTCGACGACGAGCGGGTGCTCGTCTTCGGTGAGGACGTCGGCCAGCTCGGCGGCGTCTTCCGGATCACCGACGGGCTCCAGGCCCGCTTCGGCGACAAGCGCTGCTTCGACACCCCGCTCGCCGAGGCCGGCATCGTCGGCTTCGCCGTCGGCCTGGCCATGTCCGGGCTGCGCCCGGTGGTGGAGATGCAGTTCGACGCGTTCGCGTACCCGGCGTTCGAGCAGATCGCCTCGCACGTGGCGAAGCTGCGCAACCGCACCCGCGGGTCGCTGAGCGTGCCCATCGTCATCCGGGTGCCGTACGCCGGTGGCATCGGCGGCGTGGAGCACCACTGCGACTCGTCGGAGGCGTACTACGCGCACACCCCGGGCCTGAAGGTGGTCACCCCGGCCACCGTGGAGGACGCGTACTCGCTGCTGCGCGAGGCGATCGAGGACCCGGACCCGGTCGTGTTCATGGAGCCGAAGAAGCTCTACTTCTCCAGCGCCGAGGCCGAGCTGCCCGCCCGGACCGCGCCGTTCGGCACGGCCGTCGTACGCCGGGCCGGCACGGACGCCACCCTGGTCGCGTACGGGCCGGCGGTGCCGGTCGCGCTGGAGGCCGCCGAGGCCGCCCGCGAGGAGGGCTGGGACCTGGAGGTCGTCGACGTGCGCACCATCGTGCCGTTCGACGACGGCACCGTCGCCGCCTCGGTGCGCAGGACGGGCCGCTGTGTGGTGATCCAGGAGGCGCAGGGCTTCGCCGGGGTCGGCGCGGAGATCGCCGCCCGGGTGCAGGAGCGCTGCTTCCACGCCCTGCACGCCCCGGTGCTGCGGGTGTCCGGCCTGGACATCCCGTACCCGGCGCCGATGCTGGAGCACACCCACCTGCCCTCGGTGGACCGGGTGCTCGACACGGTGGCCCGCCTGCAGTGGGACGACCAGCCGGACGCCCGCTGGCTGTCGCAGGGGAGCGCGGCGTGA
- the pdhA gene encoding pyruvate dehydrogenase (acetyl-transferring) E1 component subunit alpha encodes MRPPHVQEVPAVTTTPQAVRRASPRTRRPATPAAPDPSAGLLPQAEPVRLLNPDGTALPSRADYPEPPVEALREMYRRMVVGRRFDVQATALTKQGRLAVYPSSRGQEACQVGAILALRDDDWVFPTYRESMALTSRGIDPVEVLTLLRGDWHCGYDAALRHTAPQCTPLATQCVHAAGLAYGESYQGRDTVALAFIGDGATSEGDFHEGVNFAAVFKAPVVYFVQNNKYAISVPLSRQTAAPSLAYKGVGYGVPSEQVDGNDPVAVLAVLTRAVAHARAGHGPFLVEAHTYRMEPHTNADDATRYRDADEVEAWRDRDPVARLETYLRARGVLDDAAVAAIAEEAEAYAADLRERMNAQPSVEPLSLFDHVYAAPTPQLVEQREQVRAELAAGAEEGDA; translated from the coding sequence ATAAGGCCACCACACGTCCAGGAGGTCCCCGCCGTGACGACCACACCCCAGGCGGTCCGCAGGGCATCCCCGCGCACCCGCCGGCCGGCCACCCCGGCCGCACCGGACCCGTCCGCCGGTCTGCTGCCGCAGGCCGAGCCGGTCCGGCTGCTGAACCCGGACGGCACCGCGCTGCCGTCCCGCGCCGACTATCCCGAGCCACCCGTCGAGGCGCTGCGCGAGATGTACCGCCGGATGGTCGTCGGGCGTCGCTTCGACGTCCAGGCCACCGCGCTGACCAAGCAGGGCCGGCTCGCCGTCTACCCGTCCTCGCGGGGCCAGGAGGCCTGCCAGGTCGGCGCGATCCTCGCGCTGCGCGACGACGACTGGGTCTTCCCCACCTACCGCGAGTCGATGGCGCTGACCTCCCGGGGCATCGACCCGGTCGAGGTGCTCACCCTGCTGCGCGGCGACTGGCACTGCGGGTACGACGCCGCGCTGCGGCACACCGCGCCGCAGTGCACCCCGCTGGCGACCCAGTGCGTGCACGCCGCCGGCCTGGCCTACGGCGAGTCCTACCAGGGGCGCGACACCGTGGCGCTGGCCTTCATCGGCGACGGCGCCACCAGCGAGGGCGACTTCCACGAGGGCGTCAACTTCGCCGCCGTGTTCAAGGCGCCGGTCGTGTACTTCGTGCAGAACAACAAGTACGCGATCAGCGTCCCGCTGTCCCGGCAGACCGCCGCGCCGAGCCTGGCGTACAAGGGTGTCGGCTACGGCGTGCCCAGCGAGCAGGTCGACGGCAACGACCCGGTCGCCGTGCTGGCGGTGCTCACCCGCGCGGTGGCGCACGCCCGCGCCGGGCACGGCCCGTTCCTGGTCGAGGCGCACACCTACCGGATGGAGCCGCACACCAACGCCGACGACGCCACCCGCTACCGCGACGCCGACGAGGTCGAGGCGTGGCGCGACCGCGACCCGGTGGCCCGGCTGGAGACCTACCTGCGCGCCCGGGGTGTGCTGGACGACGCCGCCGTCGCGGCGATCGCCGAGGAGGCCGAGGCGTACGCCGCCGACCTGCGCGAGCGGATGAACGCCCAGCCGTCGGTCGAGCCGCTCAGCCTCTTCGACCACGTCTACGCCGCGCCGACCCCGCAGCTGGTCGAGCAGCGCGAGCAGGTCCGCGCCGAACTGGCCGCCGGTGCCGAGGAGGGGGACGCCTGA
- a CDS encoding Lrp/AsnC family transcriptional regulator, producing MSQETPPTPGGPGGTGRSAGPLDEVDRRILDELVRDGRLSIRTLAERVHVSRTNAYARVERLLRDGVITGFAARVAPEPAGLGTSAYIALTIQQNTWREVSAELARVRYVEHVALLSGEHDVLALVRAPDNATLRDVVLDRVQGIAGVLSTRSWLVFEEFTGAQSPWE from the coding sequence GTGAGCCAGGAGACCCCACCGACACCGGGCGGGCCGGGCGGAACGGGACGTTCGGCCGGGCCCCTGGACGAGGTCGACCGGCGCATCCTGGACGAACTGGTCCGCGACGGCCGGCTCTCCATACGTACGCTCGCCGAACGGGTGCACGTCTCCCGCACCAACGCGTACGCCCGGGTGGAGCGGTTGCTGCGCGACGGGGTGATCACCGGGTTCGCCGCCCGGGTCGCCCCGGAGCCGGCCGGGCTGGGCACCTCGGCGTACATCGCGCTGACCATCCAGCAGAACACCTGGCGGGAGGTGTCGGCGGAGCTGGCCCGGGTGCGCTACGTGGAGCACGTGGCGCTGCTCAGCGGCGAGCACGACGTGCTGGCCCTGGTCCGCGCGCCGGACAACGCCACCCTGCGGGACGTGGTGCTGGACCGGGTGCAGGGCATCGCCGGGGTGCTGTCGACCCGCAGCTGGCTGGTCTTCGAGGAGTTCACCGGCGCGCAGAGCCCCTGGGAGTAG